From the genome of Prochlorococcus marinus XMU1419, one region includes:
- a CDS encoding HEAT repeat domain-containing protein yields MTKNKDPKKESLAEIAVDPDVLAKELALEIEIDPLEQIDEDAFSKGLNITQECNEALKMLEGSREERIQGLRIFCEYRDQRSFPLLLPLLDQPCPVERMSAVYALGRNPCPSAVQKLVSLLETDDNAYVRRATAWSLANYDNQIVLEPLINALKNDVAAVRLWSSSSLAEIGNVSLENAQLAAEQLLISLKIDSEPGVRSNCIWSLCRLYEKLNNAFQESFVDECTKIALFDKEPSVMEEAKTALDSMGMQAFYN; encoded by the coding sequence ATGACAAAAAATAAGGATCCTAAAAAAGAAAGCCTAGCTGAAATTGCAGTCGATCCAGATGTTTTGGCTAAAGAACTGGCTTTAGAGATTGAAATAGATCCTTTAGAGCAAATTGATGAAGATGCTTTTTCAAAAGGTTTAAACATAACTCAAGAGTGTAATGAAGCTTTAAAAATGCTAGAAGGAAGCAGAGAAGAAAGAATCCAGGGTTTAAGAATATTTTGTGAATACAGAGATCAAAGATCTTTCCCTCTTTTATTACCATTACTTGATCAACCTTGTCCTGTTGAAAGAATGAGTGCGGTATATGCTTTAGGTCGTAATCCTTGTCCTAGCGCAGTCCAGAAACTTGTTAGTCTTTTGGAAACTGATGATAATGCATACGTAAGAAGAGCGACTGCATGGAGTCTAGCTAATTATGATAACCAAATTGTTTTAGAGCCATTAATAAATGCTTTGAAGAATGATGTAGCTGCAGTAAGGTTGTGGTCATCTAGTTCTTTAGCGGAAATTGGAAATGTTTCTTTGGAAAACGCTCAATTAGCAGCAGAACAGCTTTTAATAAGTTTAAAAATAGATAGTGAACCAGGTGTTAGAAGTAATTGCATTTGGTCATTGTGTAGATTGTACGAAAAATTAAATAATGCATTTCAAGAAAGTTTTGTTGATGAATGTACCAAGATAGCCCTTTTCGATAAAGAACCTTCCGTTATGGAAGAAGCAAAAACTGCTTTAGATTCAATGGGGATGCAAGCTTTTTATAATTAA